TCCTACAGGACGTTCAACTTTCGGTGCATCAGGATGCAACAGCCAACATGCCGAACTATGTGTCTCCGAAAGCGTCGTATGTTCCGGATCCTCTTCCAAGCAATGATTCATGGCATATGGACATCTGGCTGCAAAAGCACACCCTTTTGGCGGTGCGAATAGATCTGGCGGCGTGCCCGGAATCGGTACAAGCTCCTCATTGCTATTCGTATCCAAACGAGGCACCGAGCGAAGCAAGCCCCATGTATACGGATGCTGTGGATCGTAGAAAATTTCATCCACAGTCCCTTGCTCGACAATTTTACCTGCATACATTACGACAACTCTTCTAGCCATATCAGCTACAACGCCGAGATCATGAGTAATTAATATAATGGAGGAATCCGTTTTTTCGGAAATCGTCTTCATCAAATCAATGATTTGGGCTTGAATCGTAACATCCAAAGCCGTTGTTGGTTCATCTGCGATAAGCAGCTTAGGCGAACAAGCCAGCGCGATGGCAATCATCACACGTTGACGCATACCGCCGGAAAGCTCATGCGGATATTGATGAATACGCCCCTCCGGCGAGTTGATGCCCACCAGTTTGAGAATCTCGATCGCCTTCTCCGTTGCCGCTTTCTTGCTCAAACCTTCGTGCTTGATCAAGCCTTCTGTAATTTGATCGCCGACTTTCATCGTCGGGTTCAGCGACGTCATCGGATCTTGGAAAATCATCCCGATTTCGGATCCGCGGATTTTCTCCATTTGTTTATTGGAAAGTTTGGTAATGTCCATTTTCCCATCAAACAGGATAGAACCGCTTTTTATATAGCTAGGCGGAGTAGGAATTAAACGCATGAGCGTTTGTGCCGTAACGGATTTCCCGCAGCCGGACTCACCTACAATCGCCAACACTTCACCTTTTTTCAAAGAAAAAGATACGCCGCGAACAGCTTGAACTTCCCCCGCATACGTTTGGAAAGAAACTCGCAAATCTTTAACTTCAAGCAAATTGTCTTTGATGCTCATCATTATTCACCCCTTCTTACTTGCGCATTTTTGGATCAAGCGCGTCGCGAAGCCCGTCGCCCAGCGTATTGAAGCTGATTAGGATCAAACTGAAAATCGCCGTTGGAATAAGCAAGCGATATGCGTATAAACG
Above is a genomic segment from Paenibacillus sp. HWE-109 containing:
- a CDS encoding ABC transporter ATP-binding protein; the encoded protein is MMSIKDNLLEVKDLRVSFQTYAGEVQAVRGVSFSLKKGEVLAIVGESGCGKSVTAQTLMRLIPTPPSYIKSGSILFDGKMDITKLSNKQMEKIRGSEIGMIFQDPMTSLNPTMKVGDQITEGLIKHEGLSKKAATEKAIEILKLVGINSPEGRIHQYPHELSGGMRQRVMIAIALACSPKLLIADEPTTALDVTIQAQIIDLMKTISEKTDSSIILITHDLGVVADMARRVVVMYAGKIVEQGTVDEIFYDPQHPYTWGLLRSVPRLDTNSNEELVPIPGTPPDLFAPPKGCAFAARCPYAMNHCLEEDPEHTTLSETHSSACWLLHPDAPKVERPVGVGGHQHVQ